Proteins from one Catenuloplanes atrovinosus genomic window:
- a CDS encoding ABC transporter ATP-binding protein produces MTDPVLRTTHLTKRYGRLTAVDDLTLDVPAGEVFGFLGPNGAGKSTTIRMLLGLARPTAGRAWIAGVDATDVARAHRHLAYVPADVALWPGLTGAEILHLLARTGPGTDLAYRDELIGRFGLDPARPARTYSTGNRQKVALIAAFATRAPLLILDEPTSGLDPLMEREFRTAVTAARDRGQTVFLSSHQLAEVEAVCDRVGILRAGRLVEVASVPRLRGMHRAEVTVAYTGAPPALDAVPGVEGVSGTGDGRLRFALTGPPAPALKALAEAQVTAFTVREPGLEEIFLDYYGTETAR; encoded by the coding sequence ATGACCGATCCCGTGCTGCGCACGACCCACCTGACCAAACGGTACGGACGGCTCACGGCCGTCGACGACCTGACGCTCGACGTCCCGGCCGGCGAGGTGTTCGGCTTCCTCGGCCCGAACGGCGCCGGCAAGTCCACCACCATCCGCATGCTGCTCGGTCTCGCGCGCCCCACGGCCGGCCGCGCGTGGATCGCCGGGGTGGACGCCACCGACGTCGCCCGCGCGCACCGGCACCTGGCGTACGTACCGGCCGACGTGGCGCTCTGGCCCGGTCTGACCGGCGCGGAGATCCTGCACCTGCTGGCCCGCACCGGGCCGGGCACCGACCTCGCCTACCGCGACGAGCTGATCGGCCGCTTCGGCCTGGACCCCGCCAGGCCGGCCCGGACGTACTCCACCGGCAACCGCCAGAAGGTCGCGCTGATCGCCGCGTTCGCCACCCGCGCGCCGCTGCTGATCCTGGACGAGCCGACCAGCGGGCTCGACCCGCTGATGGAGCGCGAGTTCCGGACCGCGGTCACGGCGGCGCGGGACCGCGGCCAGACGGTCTTCCTCAGCTCGCACCAGCTCGCCGAGGTGGAGGCGGTCTGCGACCGGGTCGGCATCCTGCGCGCGGGCCGGCTGGTCGAGGTGGCGTCCGTGCCGCGGCTGCGCGGGATGCACCGCGCCGAGGTCACGGTCGCCTACACCGGCGCGCCGCCCGCGCTGGACGCGGTGCCCGGCGTCGAGGGCGTCTCCGGCACGGGCGACGGGCGGCTGCGGTTCGCGCTGACCGGCCCGCCCGCGCCCGCGCTCAAGGCGCTGGCCGAGGCGCAGGTGACCGCGTTCACGGTGCGCGAGCCCGGCCTGGAGGAGATCTTCCTGGACTACTACGGCACGGAGACGGCCCGATGA
- a CDS encoding Clp protease N-terminal domain-containing protein, which translates to MLSISEFSALCRLTPQALRFYHAEGLLVPAAVDERTGYRSYELRQVERAMLIAVLRGTEMSVALVRQAVDEPDAAAGLLEQHVTEVRRRRRLQDEAIGDAHAFLTSWPEVRTVHAPATTAVSATVPGVASGDDGYEWAEADAACAGAVADLVRTVTACGAVVSGTPWRSWSMGVPDLHTGTGSPDWPRLRVTVPVTAGEESLAALPDDVEAWVFEARDELSVLIPGRGSTAKFGTALSRLLAHPLEGAVADLSRMRQVLHPDGVETAVAIVAAAPGEVEREFPRLTGRARTVLGLAVDQARAASSPTVGTGHLLGGIIGEGANLALAVLRAAGIDPEQVRRELAERTETEPGDSPGTTSPPLSTAAARAFASAETEAAALGSTYVGCEHLLLGLLGDTAGAAGQVLRALGAEVSSARRTLTAAVTGHRP; encoded by the coding sequence ATGTTGTCCATCAGCGAATTCAGCGCTTTGTGCCGGCTCACCCCGCAGGCGCTGCGGTTCTACCACGCCGAGGGTCTGCTCGTCCCGGCCGCGGTCGACGAGCGGACCGGCTACCGCTCGTACGAGCTGCGGCAGGTCGAGCGGGCCATGCTCATCGCGGTGCTGCGCGGCACGGAGATGAGCGTCGCGCTCGTCCGGCAGGCCGTCGACGAGCCCGACGCGGCCGCCGGCCTGCTGGAGCAGCACGTCACGGAGGTGCGGCGCCGGCGGCGGCTGCAGGACGAGGCGATCGGCGACGCGCACGCGTTCCTCACCTCCTGGCCGGAGGTGCGCACGGTGCACGCGCCCGCGACGACCGCGGTGTCGGCGACGGTGCCCGGCGTGGCGTCCGGGGACGACGGGTACGAGTGGGCCGAGGCCGACGCCGCCTGCGCCGGCGCCGTGGCGGACCTGGTCCGTACCGTGACGGCGTGCGGTGCGGTCGTGTCCGGGACACCGTGGCGATCGTGGTCGATGGGGGTGCCCGACCTGCACACCGGGACCGGGTCCCCGGACTGGCCGCGGCTGCGGGTGACGGTTCCGGTCACGGCCGGCGAGGAGTCACTGGCGGCGCTTCCGGACGATGTGGAGGCGTGGGTGTTCGAGGCCCGCGACGAGCTGTCCGTCCTGATCCCGGGGCGCGGCTCGACGGCGAAGTTCGGCACCGCGCTGTCCCGCCTGCTCGCGCATCCGCTCGAGGGCGCGGTCGCCGACCTCTCCCGCATGCGCCAGGTGCTGCACCCCGACGGCGTGGAGACGGCCGTGGCGATCGTCGCGGCGGCCCCCGGCGAGGTGGAGCGGGAGTTCCCGCGCCTGACCGGCCGCGCCCGCACGGTGCTGGGACTGGCCGTCGATCAGGCCCGGGCGGCGTCCTCCCCGACCGTGGGGACGGGACACCTGCTCGGCGGCATCATCGGCGAGGGCGCCAACCTGGCGCTCGCCGTGCTGCGCGCCGCCGGGATCGACCCGGAACAGGTGCGGCGGGAGCTGGCGGAGCGCACGGAGACCGAGCCGGGCGACTCGCCGGGAACGACGTCGCCGCCGTTGAGCACCGCGGCGGCCCGGGCGTTCGCGTCGGCCGAGACCGAGGCGGCGGCGCTGGGCTCCACCTACGTCGGGTGCGAGCACCTGCTGCTCGGGCTGCTCGGCGACACCGCGGGCGCCGCCGGGCAGGTCCTGCGGGCGCTGGGCGCCGAGGTCAGCTCGGCCCGCCGGACCCTGACCGCGGCAGTGACCGGCCACCGCCCGTGA
- the nhaA gene encoding Na+/H+ antiporter NhaA, translating to MSGAPPRSARQLFGRGTWPEVSRIADILRMETVGGVLLLVAAVAALVWANSPWAAAYRSLSELTVGPHALHLDLTLAQWAADGLLAVFFFVAGLELKREFVAGDLRDPRRAAMPVAAAVGGMAVPALIFTAVNAGLPGGSLAGWAVPTATDIAFALAVLAVISTDLPAALRTFLLTLAVVDDLLAITIIAVFYTGSLSLLPLLAAAVPLGLFAFLVQRRVRSWWLLLPLAALTWGLVHASGVHATVAGVLLGFAVPVVRRAAGDGPGLAEHFEHRWRPLSAGVAVPVFAFFAAGVSVAGAGGLGESLRDPVTIGIIGGLVLGKCVGVLGTTWLVQRFTRSELGDELSWWDVFGLSLLAGIGFTVSLLIGELAFGSGSEQDDHARIGILAGSLIAALLATVVLRIRNHHYRRLREIEERDADADGIPDVYQER from the coding sequence ATGTCCGGTGCGCCGCCCCGATCCGCCCGTCAGTTGTTCGGCCGCGGGACCTGGCCGGAGGTCAGCCGGATCGCCGACATCCTGCGCATGGAGACCGTCGGCGGCGTGCTCCTGCTGGTCGCGGCCGTGGCGGCGCTCGTCTGGGCGAACTCGCCGTGGGCCGCGGCCTACCGAAGCCTGAGCGAGCTGACCGTCGGGCCGCACGCGCTGCACCTGGACCTCACGCTGGCGCAGTGGGCGGCGGACGGCCTGCTGGCCGTGTTCTTCTTCGTGGCGGGCCTGGAGCTCAAGCGCGAGTTCGTCGCCGGTGACCTGCGCGACCCGCGGCGCGCCGCGATGCCGGTCGCGGCCGCGGTGGGCGGCATGGCCGTACCCGCGCTGATCTTCACCGCGGTCAACGCCGGCCTGCCCGGCGGGTCGCTGGCCGGCTGGGCGGTGCCGACCGCGACCGACATCGCGTTCGCGCTGGCCGTGCTGGCGGTGATCAGCACCGATCTGCCGGCCGCGCTGCGCACGTTCCTGCTCACCCTCGCGGTCGTCGACGACCTGCTGGCGATCACCATCATCGCGGTCTTCTACACCGGTTCGCTCAGCCTGCTGCCGCTGCTGGCCGCGGCCGTACCACTGGGGCTGTTCGCCTTCCTGGTGCAGCGCCGGGTGCGCTCGTGGTGGCTGCTGCTCCCGCTGGCCGCGCTGACCTGGGGCCTGGTGCACGCGTCCGGCGTGCACGCCACCGTGGCGGGCGTGCTGCTCGGCTTCGCGGTCCCGGTGGTGCGCCGCGCCGCCGGCGACGGCCCCGGGCTGGCCGAGCACTTCGAGCACCGGTGGCGCCCGCTGTCCGCCGGGGTCGCGGTGCCGGTGTTCGCGTTCTTCGCCGCCGGGGTCTCGGTCGCCGGCGCGGGCGGCCTCGGCGAGAGCCTGCGCGACCCGGTCACCATCGGCATCATCGGCGGTCTGGTGCTCGGCAAGTGCGTGGGCGTGCTCGGCACCACCTGGCTGGTGCAGCGCTTCACCCGCTCCGAGCTCGGCGACGAGCTGAGCTGGTGGGACGTGTTCGGCCTGTCGCTGCTGGCCGGCATCGGGTTCACGGTGTCGCTGCTGATCGGCGAGCTGGCGTTCGGGTCCGGCAGCGAGCAGGACGACCACGCCCGGATCGGCATCCTGGCCGGCTCACTGATCGCCGCACTGCTGGCCACCGTGGTGCTGCGCATCCGCAACCACCACTACCGCCGCCTCCGCGAGATCGAGGAACGCGACGCCGACGCCGACGGCATCCCGGACGTGTACCAGGAGCGGTAG
- a CDS encoding response regulator transcription factor, producing the protein MSAPVRVLIADDQMLIRTGLATIIDAQPDLEVVGECGDGQAAVDLAAKLRPDVVVMDVRMPVLDGIEATRRLAGAGVPDPVKVLVVTTFNLDRYVYEALRAGASGFLLKDAPPDRLLHGIRTVAIGAALLDPEVTRQLVGRYAARIRPAEATPPDDVPLTPRELEVLRLIANGLSNAEIAATLVISHETVKTFVSRILTKLGLRDRVQAVVYAYRNGLVT; encoded by the coding sequence GTGAGCGCGCCGGTGCGGGTGCTGATCGCCGACGACCAGATGCTGATCCGCACCGGCCTGGCCACGATCATCGACGCGCAGCCGGACCTCGAGGTGGTCGGCGAGTGCGGCGACGGGCAGGCCGCGGTCGACCTGGCCGCCAAGCTGCGCCCGGACGTGGTGGTGATGGACGTGCGCATGCCGGTGCTGGACGGCATCGAGGCGACCCGCCGGCTCGCCGGCGCCGGCGTCCCCGACCCGGTCAAGGTGCTGGTGGTGACCACGTTCAACCTGGACCGGTACGTCTACGAGGCGCTGCGCGCCGGCGCCAGCGGCTTCCTGCTCAAGGACGCGCCGCCGGACCGGCTGCTGCACGGCATCCGCACCGTGGCGATCGGCGCCGCGCTGCTCGATCCCGAGGTCACCCGCCAGCTGGTCGGCCGGTACGCGGCCCGGATCCGCCCGGCGGAGGCCACGCCGCCGGACGACGTCCCGCTGACGCCGCGCGAGCTGGAGGTGTTGCGCCTGATCGCGAACGGCCTGTCCAACGCGGAGATCGCCGCCACGCTGGTGATCAGCCACGAGACCGTGAAGACGTTCGTCTCCCGCATCCTCACCAAGCTCGGTCTCCGCGACCGCGTGCAGGCGGTCGTCTACGCGTACCGCAACGGCCTGGTGACCTGA
- a CDS encoding Clp protease N-terminal domain-containing protein — MSMLDRFDDVARRAIVRAGLLAREAGRDRLDDETLLVALAASARVATRLGVPADAVRDACPGAAAGRDRELLAALGIDLDEVRDRLPVRIDDPARWRLHRPIPLPLRVRLTGPGVSLVLTEPARKAVEVALNLRGYGTPVTEDGLLRGVLADRRTPSFRALRRLRIDLPRLATSVYARG, encoded by the coding sequence ATGAGCATGCTGGACCGGTTCGACGACGTCGCGCGCCGCGCGATCGTCCGCGCCGGGCTGCTGGCCCGGGAGGCCGGCCGCGACCGGCTCGACGACGAGACGCTGCTGGTCGCACTGGCCGCGTCCGCGCGCGTGGCGACCCGCCTGGGCGTGCCCGCGGACGCGGTACGCGACGCCTGCCCCGGCGCCGCGGCCGGACGGGACCGCGAGCTGCTGGCCGCGCTCGGCATCGACCTGGACGAGGTCCGCGACCGGCTGCCGGTCCGCATCGACGACCCGGCCCGGTGGCGGCTGCACCGGCCGATCCCGCTGCCGCTGCGGGTGCGGCTCACCGGCCCCGGCGTGTCGCTGGTGCTCACCGAGCCGGCCCGCAAGGCCGTGGAGGTGGCGCTCAACCTGCGCGGGTACGGCACGCCGGTCACCGAGGACGGCCTGCTGCGCGGCGTGCTGGCCGACCGGCGCACGCCGTCGTTCCGCGCGCTGCGCCGGCTGCGGATCGACCTGCCCCGGCTGGCCACCTCGGTGTACGCGCGGGGCTGA
- a CDS encoding sensor histidine kinase: MRLLTRWRGWDVTIRDLPAALLLFFLALPALGNTGTQLGTLPTRPLDAWGLAVLALECLPLAIRRKWPVTATALAATGFALDQLLSYHTVGGTAFAFALISAGAHVAYRRRLVMVLLTAAFVALAAGMHLLGAAEPLIDWLMLYAVMAALWAAGGWLRASRAAEAERRRQVAEATREAERTRIARELHDVVTHHVTAMVVQAEAARYLTAAPDRLDATLTAVTDTGRRAITDLRHLLDLLNPEHGAIPAVGAFDTLVERTRDAGQPVELEEQGTPAGVAGSAEFVAYRVVQESLTNALKYAHGSPTVVRVRHGERTISVEISTAGTGTGSGTSPGGSGRGLAGLRERVAVLGGEFSAGPDGGGFLVRAVIPLGGAA; encoded by the coding sequence GTGCGACTCCTCACCCGGTGGCGTGGCTGGGACGTCACGATTCGTGATCTCCCGGCCGCGCTGCTGCTGTTCTTCCTGGCCCTGCCCGCACTGGGCAACACCGGCACGCAGCTCGGCACGCTGCCGACCCGGCCGCTCGACGCGTGGGGGCTGGCGGTGCTGGCGCTGGAGTGCCTGCCGCTGGCCATCCGGCGCAAGTGGCCGGTCACCGCGACCGCGCTGGCCGCGACCGGGTTCGCGCTCGACCAGCTGCTGTCGTACCACACGGTCGGCGGCACCGCGTTCGCGTTCGCGCTGATCAGCGCGGGGGCGCACGTGGCGTACCGGCGGCGGCTCGTGATGGTCCTGCTCACCGCCGCGTTCGTGGCGCTGGCCGCCGGGATGCACCTGCTCGGCGCGGCCGAGCCGCTGATCGACTGGCTGATGCTGTACGCGGTGATGGCCGCGCTGTGGGCCGCCGGGGGCTGGCTGCGCGCGAGCCGGGCGGCCGAGGCCGAGCGGCGGCGGCAGGTGGCCGAGGCGACCCGCGAGGCCGAGCGCACCCGCATCGCGCGGGAGCTGCACGACGTGGTGACGCACCACGTGACCGCGATGGTGGTGCAGGCGGAGGCGGCCCGGTACCTGACCGCGGCGCCGGACCGGCTGGACGCGACGCTGACCGCGGTCACCGACACCGGCCGGCGGGCCATCACCGACCTGCGGCACCTGCTCGACCTGCTCAACCCCGAGCACGGCGCGATCCCGGCGGTGGGCGCGTTCGACACGCTGGTGGAGCGCACCCGCGACGCCGGGCAGCCGGTCGAGCTGGAGGAGCAGGGCACGCCGGCCGGCGTGGCGGGCAGCGCGGAGTTCGTGGCGTACCGGGTGGTGCAGGAGTCCTTGACCAACGCGCTCAAGTACGCGCACGGTAGCCCCACCGTGGTCCGGGTGCGGCACGGGGAGAGGACGATCAGCGTGGAGATCAGCACCGCGGGCACCGGCACCGGTAGCGGCACGTCGCCCGGCGGCAGCGGGCGCGGGCTGGCCGGGCTGCGCGAGCGCGTGGCCGTGCTCGGCGGCGAGTTCAGCGCCGGGCCGGACGGCGGTGGTTTCCTGGTGCGCGCGGTCATCCCGCTGGGCGGCGCCGCGTGA
- a CDS encoding VOC family protein, whose protein sequence is MGVDHLGLPVREPRRSIEFYAAYFGFDPATARRYPDGTVIVRDGGGFDLALHPVETVAPAPAFLHFGFRQPDPDGVRALLRRMDGDGVPVVEREDGPDYTAFKCLDPDGHRVEVYWEP, encoded by the coding sequence ATGGGAGTCGACCACCTCGGGCTGCCGGTGCGGGAGCCCCGGCGCAGCATCGAGTTCTACGCGGCCTACTTCGGCTTCGACCCGGCCACGGCCCGGCGCTATCCGGACGGCACGGTCATCGTGCGCGACGGCGGCGGCTTCGACCTGGCGCTGCACCCGGTCGAGACGGTGGCGCCCGCGCCGGCGTTCCTGCACTTCGGATTCCGGCAGCCGGACCCGGACGGGGTACGCGCGCTGCTGCGCCGGATGGACGGCGACGGCGTACCGGTCGTCGAGCGCGAGGACGGGCCGGACTACACCGCGTTCAAGTGCCTCGACCCGGACGGGCACCGGGTCGAGGTCTACTGGGAACCGTAG
- a CDS encoding CPBP family intramembrane glutamic endopeptidase — protein sequence MARSSWTVRLRFPLMLVGVFVILGVAQGTTAARQDDITWAVSAGFATAILAVVGYGLLSRWIERRRPTEVSVGGAVRWLIPGTVIGGGGFALVMLVIWQLGGWGTMTRGTWEGLAAMAGIMACVAVCEELLFRGVLLRIVAERFGGWVALLVSAPLFGVMHLINAGADPVGAIAITVTGGLLLGAAYLATRSLWLPIGIHFGLNAVQHAVFGVTTDADVLPDYSLYNTTLSGPELLTGGGNGPESSLVLILLLSVPTVALIWYAAATGRMRRVTAPSPQPVPARA from the coding sequence ATGGCACGCAGCTCGTGGACGGTACGGCTTCGATTCCCGCTGATGCTGGTGGGAGTGTTCGTGATCCTGGGGGTCGCCCAGGGCACGACGGCCGCGCGGCAGGACGACATCACCTGGGCGGTGTCCGCCGGCTTCGCCACGGCGATCCTGGCCGTGGTCGGATACGGACTGCTCAGCAGGTGGATCGAGCGGCGCAGGCCGACGGAGGTCTCGGTCGGCGGCGCGGTCCGCTGGCTGATCCCGGGCACGGTCATCGGCGGCGGCGGGTTCGCGCTGGTCATGCTGGTCATCTGGCAGCTCGGCGGGTGGGGCACGATGACGCGCGGCACCTGGGAGGGGCTGGCCGCGATGGCCGGCATCATGGCCTGCGTCGCGGTCTGCGAGGAGTTGCTGTTCCGTGGCGTGCTGCTGCGGATCGTGGCGGAGCGGTTCGGCGGCTGGGTCGCGCTGCTCGTCTCCGCGCCGCTGTTCGGCGTGATGCACCTGATCAACGCGGGTGCCGACCCGGTCGGCGCGATCGCGATCACGGTCACCGGCGGGCTGCTGCTCGGCGCCGCCTACCTGGCCACCCGGTCGCTGTGGCTGCCGATCGGCATCCACTTCGGACTGAACGCGGTCCAGCACGCGGTCTTCGGCGTCACGACGGACGCCGACGTGCTGCCCGACTACTCGCTCTACAACACCACGCTGTCCGGCCCGGAGCTGCTCACCGGCGGCGGGAACGGGCCCGAGTCCAGCCTGGTCCTGATCCTGCTGCTGTCGGTGCCGACCGTGGCGCTGATCTGGTACGCGGCCGCGACCGGCCGGATGCGCCGCGTGACGGCGCCGTCCCCGCAGCCCGTGCCCGCGCGCGCCTGA
- a CDS encoding helix-turn-helix domain-containing protein → MSRESLTSLAAAAGAADPETGLAAVAALRRLLDEVETAHVARARAAGWSWEAIAAALGVRRQTAHRKHAHATPKERP, encoded by the coding sequence ATGAGCCGAGAGAGCCTGACGTCGCTGGCCGCCGCGGCCGGCGCGGCCGACCCGGAGACCGGCCTGGCCGCGGTCGCGGCGCTGCGCCGACTGCTGGACGAGGTCGAGACCGCGCACGTGGCACGCGCCCGCGCGGCCGGCTGGTCCTGGGAGGCGATCGCCGCCGCGCTCGGCGTCCGCCGCCAGACCGCGCACCGCAAGCACGCCCACGCCACCCCGAAGGAGCGACCATGA